Proteins encoded within one genomic window of Streptomyces sp. DH-12:
- a CDS encoding IS701 family transposase, giving the protein MKLGEVERLRGELAEFVADVFGSLPRRDQRRWGECYLRGLMLDGRRKSIQPMAERLPDGNMQALQQFVNQSPWDPLPVRQRIAERLSEVIGPEVWVVDDVSFPKCGTASVGVTRQYCGAVGKRANCQVAVSVHAATDTASCPLNWELYLPREWTDAPQRCRRAGVPDEVVHQEKWRLALGLLDTLDEWQLKAPVVVADAGYGVSTPFRLGLQQRGLSYVLALTGKEVAHPENAEPYQPAYSGLGPPTLPRYRTPPRAVSVLAAEAGVGRFAEVTWRQGSKGAMISRFAVLTVRPAGKQSLAAAQEAGGGRNRWDGVLPTQTLLVEWPDGQDAPTGYWMSNLPASTPVADLVRWAKMRWRIEHDYRELKHGLGLDHFEGRTWRGWHHHVTLVTAAQAFLTLRRLDPKAHTPA; this is encoded by the coding sequence GTGAAGCTGGGGGAGGTGGAACGGCTCCGGGGTGAGTTGGCGGAGTTCGTTGCCGATGTGTTCGGGTCGCTGCCGCGGCGGGATCAGCGGCGGTGGGGCGAGTGTTATCTGCGGGGCCTGATGCTCGACGGCCGGCGCAAGTCGATCCAGCCGATGGCCGAGCGGCTGCCGGACGGGAACATGCAGGCTCTGCAGCAGTTCGTGAACCAGTCGCCGTGGGATCCGCTGCCGGTCAGGCAGCGGATCGCCGAGCGGCTGTCCGAGGTGATCGGGCCCGAGGTGTGGGTGGTCGACGATGTGTCGTTCCCCAAGTGCGGCACCGCGTCGGTGGGGGTGACCCGGCAGTACTGCGGAGCGGTCGGCAAGCGGGCGAACTGCCAGGTCGCGGTCAGTGTCCATGCCGCCACCGACACCGCGTCGTGTCCGCTGAACTGGGAGTTGTATCTGCCACGCGAGTGGACGGATGCACCGCAGCGGTGCCGCAGGGCAGGAGTGCCCGACGAGGTGGTGCACCAGGAGAAGTGGCGCCTGGCGCTCGGCCTGCTCGACACGCTCGACGAGTGGCAGCTGAAGGCTCCGGTCGTGGTCGCCGATGCCGGCTACGGCGTCAGCACCCCGTTCCGGCTCGGTCTTCAACAGCGCGGGCTGTCCTATGTGCTCGCGCTGACCGGGAAGGAAGTCGCCCACCCGGAGAATGCCGAGCCGTACCAGCCCGCTTACAGCGGGCTCGGCCCGCCGACGCTGCCCCGCTACCGCACTCCACCACGAGCCGTCTCGGTCCTCGCGGCCGAAGCCGGTGTCGGCCGGTTCGCCGAGGTGACCTGGCGTCAGGGCAGCAAAGGCGCGATGATCTCCCGGTTCGCGGTCCTGACGGTGCGGCCCGCGGGTAAGCAGTCCCTGGCCGCGGCCCAGGAGGCGGGCGGCGGCCGCAACCGATGGGACGGCGTCCTGCCCACCCAGACCCTGCTGGTTGAGTGGCCGGACGGCCAGGACGCTCCGACCGGCTACTGGATGTCGAACCTGCCCGCTTCGACCCCGGTCGCCGACCTGGTGCGATGGGCGAAGATGCGCTGGCGGATCGAACACGACTACCGCGAACTCAAGCACGGCCTGGGCCTGGACCACTTCGAGGGCCGCACCTGGCGCGGCTGGCACCACCACGTCACCCTCG